The following are encoded in a window of Brevibacillus sp. DP1.3A genomic DNA:
- a CDS encoding YmaF family protein, whose protein sequence is MSSQHSHSLRFIRFADRPGHFHGYDTLTSISDRHRHRIRGRTSPPEGMRDRHVHYYEGTTTFNDGHVHHYRGWTGPPIPLPDGSHYHEFSGQTTYDDGHTHYYRGVTSEALS, encoded by the coding sequence ATGAGCTCTCAGCACTCTCACTCATTACGCTTTATTCGATTTGCCGATCGGCCGGGGCATTTTCATGGCTATGACACACTGACAAGCATTTCGGATCGTCATCGTCACCGAATACGTGGCAGAACGTCCCCCCCAGAAGGAATGAGAGATCGGCACGTCCATTACTACGAAGGTACGACTACGTTTAATGATGGACATGTGCATCACTACAGGGGATGGACGGGGCCGCCTATTCCACTGCCGGACGGAAGTCATTACCATGAGTTTTCAGGTCAAACCACTTATGATGACGGACACACTCATTACTACCGGGGTGTAACCAGCGAGGCCCTATCTTAA